In Macadamia integrifolia cultivar HAES 741 chromosome 1, SCU_Mint_v3, whole genome shotgun sequence, a single window of DNA contains:
- the LOC122062313 gene encoding uncharacterized protein LOC122062313, producing the protein MNVLFWNIRGLRKATGKRALCLFLREHSPDVLCLAEPMVQVSDFPSLFFNKLGYAIDFIHNTRQSKAPNLWIIWKIGLPRPVVFASSDQSISILCDWSGSKIGLSFVHAGSFKVIRRNLLLELGLQLSTLIPWLVIGDFNATLASHEKLGLGAFNLGSAAKFQAMVDGRELLPVPSLGKKFTWSNNRRRGNVRAILDRSFYNEKWLDFLKNVKQRVLVSSASDHAPLLIASDDIPKPRNSPFRFHSFWMENESFISVVEDAWRDQFGGDPIFILASKLIRVKESLRPWTRSTFPNLNDELEKARLGLKEVQDMIDVAEKAKLRWIKEGDCNSKFFHLSVKLRRAKNQITTLRKENGSWVSNQSDIASYSSEFYQRFHEATETIIHNDLLENIPRVLEEDDVAVLEFVPSRDEIKQAVWDLDPASSPGPDGFPGSFF; encoded by the exons ATGAATGTTCTTTTTTGGAACATTCGGGGTCTGAGGAAGGCCACTGGTAAAAGGGCCCTTTGCTTGTTTTTGAGAGAGCATTCTCCAGATGTGCTGTGCTTAGCTGAACCAATGGTTCAAGTAAGTgactttccttctttattttttaataaattgggatatgCAATAGATTTCATCCATAACACTAGGCAGAGTAAAGCTCCTAACTTATGGATTATATGGAAGATTGGTTTACCCCGCCCTGTAGTCTTTGCCTCTTCGGATCAATCTATTTCCATTCTCTGCGATTGGTCTGGTAGCAAGATAGGTCTATCTTTCGTCCATGCTGGATCTTTTAAAGTTATTCGCAGGAATTTGTTGTTAGAGCTGGGGTTGCAGTTGTCCACTCTTATCCCCTGGTTAGTAATTGGGGACTTCAATGCCACTCTAGCTTCTCATGAGAAGCTAGGCCTTGGAGCTTTTAATCTTGGATCGGCAGCGAAATTTCAGGCCATGGTTGATGGGAGAGAGCTTCTTCCTGTTCCCTCTCTGGGAAAGAAATTTACTTGGTCAAATAATCGTCGTCGAGGCAATGTGAGGGCAATTCTGGATCGCTCCTTTTATAATGAGAAGTGGCTTGATTTCTTGAAGAATGTAAAGCAGCGGGTCTTGGTGTCCTCAGCGTCTGACCATGCCCCGTTATTAATAGCTTCAGACGATATTCCAAAGCCTAGAAATTCCCCCTTTCGTTTCCACAGTTTCTGGATGGAAAATGAAAGTTTTATTTCGGTTGTGGAGGATGCTTGGAGAGATCAGTTTGGTGGTGACCCTATTTTCATCTTGGCATCCAAATTAATAAGAGTTAAAGAGTCGTTGAGACCATGGACGAGGTCTACTTTTCCTAACTTGAACGATGAGCTCGAGAAGGCAAGGTTGGGCCTCAAGGAGGTTCAAGATATGATTGATGTAGCTG AGAAGGCAAAATTGAGATGGATAAAAGAAGGAGACTGTAACTCCAAATTTTTTCATCTATCTGTGAAATTAAGACGTGCAAAAAACCAGATCACCACTTTGAGAAAGGAGAACGGCTCATGGGTCTCTAACCAGAGTGACATTGCTTCTTATAGTTCTGAATTTTATCAGAGGTTTCACGAGGCTACTGAAACCATTATTCACAATGACTTGTTAGAAAATATTCCAAGAGTGttggaagaggatgatgtggCGGTTCTGGAGTTTGTTCCGAGCAGGGATGAAATCAAGCAGGCGGTGTGGGACCTGGACCCAGCTAGCTCACCTGGTCCAGATGGCTTTCCTGGCAGCTTCTTTTGA